TACTTCCGCTTTTTCTATACTTCCCAGATAATAATAGATCTGACCTTCCAAAACAAGAGGGCGATAATCGTTGGAATCTTCAGCTTTTAGTTTTTCGGTAATACTCAGCGCGTCTTTTGCCTTTCCGTTATAGAGAAGAGCCGTTCCAAAAAGAAGTCGAACGTCTTTGTTGCGAGGATTGAGTTCATAGGCACGGGCGATGATATCAAGTCCGTCGTCTTCTCTTCCGTTGTTCAAAAGATATCTTGCAAAGTCTAGACTGACGGCGGGATCTCCCGGTTTAATAGAAAGCGCTTCGGACCAATGAGTGCCCGCGGATTTAGTTCTTCCTGCTGAAAAATGACAATGACCGGCGAGATAATGAGATTCGTAAGACCTTCCTCCCTTTTCATGAAGGGCGCGGATGATCTCCAGACATTTTTCGTAATTCTTACCTTCGAATTCTTTCAGAGCGGAAGAATATTCCTGGCTGGGCTGCGCGTATATTAAAGAAGAATGAAATACGGCAAGGGCGCTCAGAATGAGAAAGATAGAACGAAATTTTCGAATCAGCATGTTGATACTCTCTTGAATCTTTAGGCGGTCATTCTCATCGACTTTGCATTGATACAATCAATGAGAGAATGAAACGGTTCTACGGGATCAATATAAACGATGATACTAGGATACTTCTGCATTAGAAAATGCTCGATCTGTTCTTCGGAAAGAACGACTTGGTCTTCCATTTCGAGAACCGGGAGACCGTCCGTATTTCGATAGATTGAGTATTCTTCCTGACCGAGGAAATCGGTCAAAAGCATATAACCCGAGCCGTAGTAAACTCCGCCCTGAAAGTAATACTTGTAGAAGACCCGTACCTCGGGAAGAAATAAATCGGGGTGAAAAACGCAGAGAGAGATTTTCTCAATCCCTGCAATGGTTCTGATTTTCCTCAGATGGAACCAAATCCTCCGAATCAGAAGATAGGAAACCAGAATCAATACAGGGATGAGAATCGGCATCCTTTAGACTAAGGCAATTTCTTCCGACCTTTCGGGATTACCAGAAGAATTGTCGTCTCCTCCGGCTTTCGCGTCAGCCGGTTTATAGTCCGTCCACGGGGTTTCCGCAAAGTCAAGTTTCCCTTCTTTGAAATCGATTTCGATTTTAGTAGGTTCCTTGTAAGCGCCTTTGAGGGTTTGAACCGCCATATGATCTTCGAGTTCTCTTTGGAAAACTCTCCGAAGAGGTCTCGCTCCAAACTTCTCATCGTAACCGATATCCATGATATGATCTTTGGCCGCACCGGTAATCGAAACATGAATCGCCTTTTCGCGGAATCTTTTGTTCGTATCGATCACCATAATATCGATGATATCCATGATATTTTCTTTGGTGAGAGATCCGAAGTAAATGACTTCGTCCACGCGGTTTAAGAATTCCGGATTGAAGTATTTTTTCAACTGATCGCGAGTTTGATCGGACTTATATTTCGCAGCTTCGTCCTTACGATCTTCGAAACCAAGTCTTCCACCGGATTGAATTTCTTTCGCTCCGATATTGGAAGTCATGATGATGATCGTATCTCTAAAGTTGACTTTTCGTCCTTTCGTATCGGTCAAATTTCCTTCTTCCATGATCTGCAGAAGAATATTGAAAATGTCGTGATGCGCCTTTTCAATCTCATCCAGAAGAATGATAGAATAAGGTTTCTTTCTGACAAACTCGGTCAACTGACCTCCGTCATCATAACCTACATAACCCGGAGGAGCTCCGATCAAACGGCTGACAGCGTGCGGTTCCATGTATTCGGACATATCCACACGGAGCATCGCGTCGTCGTTTCCAAAGAGGAAGTTTGCAAGAGCTTTTGCAAGCTCTGTCTTACCAACCCCTGTCGGTCCGAGGAAGATAAAAGATCCAGTAGGACGTCTTTCGCTCTTGAATCCTGTTCTCGCACGACGCACCGCTTTCGCGATTTTCTCGATCGCATCCGTTTGACCAACGATCCGCTTCTTCAACTCTTCTTCGAGTCTGAGAAGTTTATCGGATTCGGATTCCTCCATTTTTTCCAATGGAATTCCGGTCCACAATGAGATCACGGAAAGAATATCGTCTTCTTCGATGTTGACCGCGAAGTCTTCCATCTTCTCTTGCCAAGAACGAATCTTTTCTTCCATCGCCTGTTTTTTCCGGTTCACTTCATCGCGAACTCCGGCGGCCTTTTCGTATTCTTGAGCGCGAACCAATTCTTCTTTTTTGCTCGCAAGAGATTTGATCTCTTCTTCCAGATCCTTGATCGTTTGAGGACGAGCACAGTTCGCCAAGCGGGCTTTTGCTCCGGCTTCGTCGATGATATCGATCGCTTTATCAGGTAGATAACGGTCGTTGATATATCTGTGGGAAAGTTTTACGGATTGTTCCAAAGCCTTATCCGAATATCTCACTTTGTGGTGAGCTTCGTACGCTTTTTTCAAACCTTGGAGAATCTGAATCGCGTCGTCCACGGAAGGTTCCGCAACTTTTACGACTTGGAATCTTCTTTCCAACGCAGAATCTTTTTCGATGTATTTCCGATATTCCGCGCTCGTAGTCGCGCCGATGCACTGGAGTTCTCCTCTCGCTAATGCAGGCTTGAGAATGTTTGCGGCATCCACGGCGCCTTCAGCAGCTCCTGCTCCGATCAAAGTGTGAAGCTCGTCGATAAAGATGATGATGTTTGTGGAAGTTGTAATTTCCTTCATGATCTTTTTGAGACGTTCTTCAAATTCTCCCCTGTATTTGGTTCCTGCGATCAAAGACGCAAGATCCAAAGAGAGAACTCTTTTTTCGAATAAAAGATCCGGAACACTTTTTTCAACGATCGCAAGAGCAAGCCCTTCTACGATTGCGGTTTTACCCACACCGGATTCTCCTACAAGAACCGGATTGTTTTTTGTTTTCCGAGATAGAATTTGAATGACTCTTTGAATTTCAATCGCTCTTCCCACAACAGGATCCAACTTCTTATCCTTTGCAAGTTGAGTGAGGTCGCGTGCAAACTCATCTAAGATCGGAGTTTTTGTTTTCTCCTGACGAGGTTGAGTTCCTTGCGGACCGGATTGAGCGGCAGAGCTAACTCCAACGGAACTTGTAGGTGGAGCTCCGAGCAAACGAAGAATTTCGCTCTTTATAACATTATAATTTACGCTGAAAGAATAGAGAGCGCCGCCAGCGATATTATTGTTATCTCTCAAGAGAGCGAGCAAGATGTGCTCCGTCCCTACATAATTGTGTTTGAGACGTTTTGCTTCTTCCTTGGAGAGTTCGATAATTTTTTGATATCGATCCTGACCTCCGGCTACGTCCATGAGCAAGGCTCCGGATGCTTCGCGCGTTCTTCTTTCTACCTCTTTACGCAACTCGTTGAGGTTAATGTTGAGGTTGTTCAGGATTTTGATAGCGACCGAATCTTCTTCTTTGAGAAGACCGAGAAGGATGTGCTCCGGCCCGATATAATCGCTACCAAGACGCTTCGCCTCATCCTGAGCAATCTCGTTGATGACTCTTTTGGCTCTTTTTGTAAATTCCAGCATAACAGCGCCTTTGTGTTTTATTTGTAATGATTAGACTGAATTCGCTTCCAATTTCCCACCCGAGAGTGAGGTTCTGCTTTTAATTTCAATATCGGAACGTTTTCAAAAAAGGAACGGAAGTTAGAGTAAAATTCCGGGCTAAAACCCCGCTTCCACCTGTAAGACTAAATAATAAACTAAATTTAAAAAGGAATTTTTTTGAGAATAAGCAAAATTTTTCAGATAAAAAACGGCGAATTCTGAAGAATTTTCAAGGTAAAACTCTAAAACGCCGGGGACCTTAAAAGTAGGAACTCCCTCTTTTTTCCAAATCTTTGTGGAGAATTTCAGACTGATTTTGGTTCCCAAGCCCGCATTTGTGGGACAAGAAGTGACATAACCCAATTCCTGATCGTAATCAAAAAAATTTTGATTCTGCATTTTTTCCAAGGGAGTTTTCTCGATTTTAAGGAACAATTCGCCCACCGAAGAAGAGAGAATTTCCCAACGAATATGATCTTCATCGCCCAAAAATAAATTTCCTTCTCCCCAAGGGATCCTCGCTGGAAGGTCTTTTGTTCGGAAGTGCATCGGATCCACCTCTAATTTTTCGAGTAAGAATTGTTTTAAGATTTGGGTCGGAACTCCGGAGGTTGCAGGGTAAATTCTTCCTGAAAGATTTCGGCTGATTCTAAAACGAAAGGTAAAAGGCGGAGCGATTTGATCCAACTCGCGAATCTTCTTCGACTCCGAAAGGGACTCAAAACGGGAAAACCGCTCAAACTCAGCGCCTTGGAGGTAGCGAGAGGAAAAATCGATATTCTCATCCCTCAGATGATCTCGATATTCTTTTCGAAAGAGTTTCAAACAATAAATACAACCGATCTTTCCGCGTTCGTTCCAGATTGAGTGATTGGTTCCGCAGTGCAGACAGGTTTCCGAAAACATCCGCTGATCATTCTCCATAACTTCTTTTCAAAGATATAACCAATCTTCTCGAATCCTTTCGAATCTTCTTTTTCAAAGTCGAAAGATTTTGAAACGATAAGCGAAGTGGTTTTCTTTGAAGTTCAGTTTTACCGATTTAACTTGAGGACGGACTGAAATTCTCTTACAAGCCAATTTTTTCTTTCATTTGTCGATCGGAACCAAGAACGAAAAATTCTCCATTTCCGATTTTGAAATTCAGGAAATCGGCTGCAACTTTCCTCCGGCCATCGTATTTCTTCGATGAGCCAGAGCCGCGAGCTCCATATCGTGCGTAACGATCACCATGGAAAAACGGAATTCTTTCTGAAGTTCTAAAATCAAAGCCATTAGATTTCTTGAATTCTCACGGTCCAAATTTCCAGTCGGCTCATCCGCAAGAACGAGTTTCTTTCCGGCGACAAGTGCTCTCGCAACGCCGACTCTTGCACTTTCTCCTCCGGACAACTGAGAAGGAAAGTTATCGTGACGATCCTTTAAACCGACTCGATCCAACATCTCTATCGAAAGTTGTCTTGCCTTTCCAGGTTGAACTCCGTTGATCAAAAGAGGAATGCTAACGTTTTCGAGCGCGGTAAAGTCAGGAAGAAGAAGATGATGTTGAAAGATAAAAGAAACTTTCTCAGCTCTGAACTTCTCTTTTCCAATTTCGGAAATTTGATCCAAGGAAACTCCGCAAACACTCACTTCTCCGGAATCGTAAGTGTCCATGGATCCGAGAATGTTGAGAAGAGTAGATTTCCCGATTCCCGATTTTCCTTCTACGGAAACGATCTCCCCTTCCTCGACGTCCAGATCCAGATGATCCAGAATCTTAAATTCCTTATCCAGAATATGATAATTTTTTACTAAACTTCTTACTTGTATCAGACTCACGTTAGTCGTTCCTTATTGTGTCCACGGGATTGAGTCCGGCGGCCCATCTTGCTGGGAAATAACCCGCGATTCCGGAAAGAATCGTAGCGGCGGTCGTCACCATAAAGATAAATGAAATGTCTATATCGACCGGGATATGATCGAAGTAGTAGACGTCCTTCGGAACCAATTCTACGTTCGTCCACTCGGAATGATAAAAATAAAACCCGACCATATTGATGAGTTCGGAAAGCGCGTTTACGATCGTTTCCAAATTACTCGCGATAAAAATTCCGGAAACGCCGCCGACGATTGACGCCAAAATTCCTACAACCATCGCGTTTAACGTAAAGATAAGTAGAATGCCGGAAGAAGGCAATCCGAGAGCCTTTAAGACACCGATCGATTTTCTCTTAGCTCTCACTAAACTGTAAACGCTGGCGACCATTCCCAATGCCGCGAGAATGATAAATAAGAAAACTATAATAGAGATGATCGTCTTTTCCAACTTCAGAGCAGTAAAAAAGTTTTCCTGTTCTTCCGCAATCGTTCTTACCCCGAAAGAAGCCGAGTAACCGATCTCATTTTCAAATTCAGGATCTCTAAATTCTTTAAGAATTTCTCTTTTGCAATTTTGCAGATCGTCAAGAGATTTTACTTTGATCGCGATCTGATTCACCGAATCTTTTAAGCTAAAGAATCTCTGTGCTACCGGAAGAGAAAGAAAAACGTAATGTGTATCGTAGTTATAATAACCAGTCTTAAAGAATCCTACGGTACGAAAGGTTTTGATCGAAACGTCCACACCCTTTCCAAGAGAAAATCTTCCGCCCGGAACGGCCATTGTAAGATTCGCCCCTAAATCAAAGTTATAAAGCCCGGCCATTTCCTT
This is a stretch of genomic DNA from Leptospira tipperaryensis. It encodes these proteins:
- a CDS encoding tetratricopeptide repeat protein; translation: MLIRKFRSIFLILSALAVFHSSLIYAQPSQEYSSALKEFEGKNYEKCLEIIRALHEKGGRSYESHYLAGHCHFSAGRTKSAGTHWSEALSIKPGDPAVSLDFARYLLNNGREDDGLDIIARAYELNPRNKDVRLLFGTALLYNGKAKDALSITEKLKAEDSNDYRPLVLEGQIYYYLGSIEKAEVSLKWANSLVPNNANVLNNLALVYEKASNQENKKGKFSNAKNYLNSAKEQIESALKIEPENSHFKGNLRRIEAKLNALSNS
- a CDS encoding ATP-dependent Clp protease ATP-binding subunit — protein: MLEFTKRAKRVINEIAQDEAKRLGSDYIGPEHILLGLLKEEDSVAIKILNNLNINLNELRKEVERRTREASGALLMDVAGGQDRYQKIIELSKEEAKRLKHNYVGTEHILLALLRDNNNIAGGALYSFSVNYNVIKSEILRLLGAPPTSSVGVSSAAQSGPQGTQPRQEKTKTPILDEFARDLTQLAKDKKLDPVVGRAIEIQRVIQILSRKTKNNPVLVGESGVGKTAIVEGLALAIVEKSVPDLLFEKRVLSLDLASLIAGTKYRGEFEERLKKIMKEITTSTNIIIFIDELHTLIGAGAAEGAVDAANILKPALARGELQCIGATTSAEYRKYIEKDSALERRFQVVKVAEPSVDDAIQILQGLKKAYEAHHKVRYSDKALEQSVKLSHRYINDRYLPDKAIDIIDEAGAKARLANCARPQTIKDLEEEIKSLASKKEELVRAQEYEKAAGVRDEVNRKKQAMEEKIRSWQEKMEDFAVNIEEDDILSVISLWTGIPLEKMEESESDKLLRLEEELKKRIVGQTDAIEKIAKAVRRARTGFKSERRPTGSFIFLGPTGVGKTELAKALANFLFGNDDAMLRVDMSEYMEPHAVSRLIGAPPGYVGYDDGGQLTEFVRKKPYSIILLDEIEKAHHDIFNILLQIMEEGNLTDTKGRKVNFRDTIIIMTSNIGAKEIQSGGRLGFEDRKDEAAKYKSDQTRDQLKKYFNPEFLNRVDEVIYFGSLTKENIMDIIDIMVIDTNKRFREKAIHVSITGAAKDHIMDIGYDEKFGARPLRRVFQRELEDHMAVQTLKGAYKEPTKIEIDFKEGKLDFAETPWTDYKPADAKAGGDDNSSGNPERSEEIALV
- a CDS encoding ATP--guanido phosphotransferase, translated to MFSETCLHCGTNHSIWNERGKIGCIYCLKLFRKEYRDHLRDENIDFSSRYLQGAEFERFSRFESLSESKKIRELDQIAPPFTFRFRISRNLSGRIYPATSGVPTQILKQFLLEKLEVDPMHFRTKDLPARIPWGEGNLFLGDEDHIRWEILSSSVGELFLKIEKTPLEKMQNQNFFDYDQELGYVTSCPTNAGLGTKISLKFSTKIWKKEGVPTFKVPGVLEFYLENSSEFAVFYLKNFAYSQKNSFLNLVYYLVLQVEAGF
- a CDS encoding ABC transporter ATP-binding protein — its product is MSLIQVRSLVKNYHILDKEFKILDHLDLDVEEGEIVSVEGKSGIGKSTLLNILGSMDTYDSGEVSVCGVSLDQISEIGKEKFRAEKVSFIFQHHLLLPDFTALENVSIPLLINGVQPGKARQLSIEMLDRVGLKDRHDNFPSQLSGGESARVGVARALVAGKKLVLADEPTGNLDRENSRNLMALILELQKEFRFSMVIVTHDMELAALAHRRNTMAGGKLQPIS
- a CDS encoding ABC transporter permease, whose translation is MKSNLFRGSLIFLVTSRYIRGSRVAGLLSLKSRLSFIVMAVGVSLLIVVLSIFNGFQRQVKESLWQGGPHITIENNFDSGDIKNYEKVVAWISKNPYLKDRIVSIGGSITSHGLIQNSNSFIPIMVRALPVENIQDLIGNRLPNFPRIVHHNREEIMNYNSENQVLIGKEMAGLYNFDLGANLTMAVPGGRFSLGKGVDVSIKTFRTVGFFKTGYYNYDTHYVFLSLPVAQRFFSLKDSVNQIAIKVKSLDDLQNCKREILKEFRDPEFENEIGYSASFGVRTIAEEQENFFTALKLEKTIISIIVFLFIILAALGMVASVYSLVRAKRKSIGVLKALGLPSSGILLIFTLNAMVVGILASIVGGVSGIFIASNLETIVNALSELINMVGFYFYHSEWTNVELVPKDVYYFDHIPVDIDISFIFMVTTAATILSGIAGYFPARWAAGLNPVDTIRND